cattttcctctttttgaaGTTTCCACCAGCTGTTGAttaaataatcatatttttaaaaagcagtcttTCAAATTTGAAAAGGCTGGGAGTTGCCAGGTCCCTGAGGAGGCTCTGATTGTATGCTTACAAGGCCATTGATTAGAATTGTTCTGCTACCCAGTGGTGAATGCATTGTGACCACAATATTCTCTCAGGTACAACAGCTTTTGAGCAGAAACATGCTTTCTAGTTAATTATTAGGATCCAGGAAGGAGTGTGACCCCGTGTCTAGGCCTATTATTAGCATCAGGAGAAGCAGAACTGCCAAGCAAGGACTTTTTCCAAAGGCCCCAGTGTGCCAGTAGATACCTTCTCCAACCCCATCTCCAGATGAAAAGGAGAACACAGGTCTGGACCACCCTTCAATGTGAGGAGGGATAAAGAGACCTCTTTGAAGGGCTTTAGGACTGGTCAGCAAGCAAACAGGTTAGAAATTCAGTTCAATACCTGGAATCACAAATGTCACCTTCTATCACATCCTGATCTACATTCACCTCTGACAACAAGCTCCAGCATCCCAAACTATCACCCTGGGAGGCAACAATTAGATGTGAAGTGAGTGTCCCACTTCTGAGAACACATCTTTAGTCCTTTTCCTTTGATTCACCCCAATTCTCTGGCTGAGGACAGCTGAGGTAGACAAGTCCAGTGCCAGTGTAAAGAGGTGCAGAGAAGTTGAGTGGCTTGCCTAGCTCATGGGCTAAGGCAGGTACTAGGAATGCAAGTGTTGGAGTCAGATTGCGTGGGGTCACGTCTTAGCACTTTTATTTAATTAGCTCTGTGGTGAGGGCTTTGGTGACtgagtttcctcatttgcaaagtgAAGAGATTAATGCTATCTGCTTCCTGGGGTGGTTGGTAGACTAATAGATAAGGGAACAGAGTCAGCAAAGTGCTGAGTAccctgaaaagtgaaaagtgagagtgttagtcacccagtcatatctgactctttaccacccagAGGATGGTACCACCCAgaggatcctctgtccaagggatttcccaggcaagaatacaggagtgggtagccattcccttctccagggaatcttccccatgcAGGGATCAAAgtcgtatctcctgcattgtggacagattctttaccatctgagtgacgaaatgctcaataaatattaagcactattattattacaattgagaatattattattttggaGAGACATCATTGAGCCCACCCTAGTCTGGTGCTTTTCCCACTAACAGTGCTGCACTCAGCAAGCTGCTGGCATTCCCCTTTAACCAATGCTGTCCCTCTACCCCTACCACTTTTCTAACTCAAAACACTAAGAACGTAAACTCTTTTTAAACATTGTGGACTTTTTTGACTGTTGTTTAAAATTCTGGGTAGAATGAGGGGACCTGATGGTTCTACATCTTTGTGGCACGGAGTTAAGACATCATCAGATATGGGGAAAGGCTGCCACCAGAGGCTTGAGTGGTAGAGTGGAGCACACTCAGCtggtctctcccagcatcaaccACCAACCATCAGTCAGTTGGCAAGGGCAGAACTGGTAAGGGAGTCTTGGGGTTCCTTGCCCTTAGTCCTTTCCATTCACCAGTGACTTGTGTCACTTTGCATCGGTGAGGAAGGGAGGAGTCAAGAAGGAGGGCTGGATGCCTTGAGCAGGGCTCAGGGTATATGTCTCTGAAGTGGTTCTCACTGCTGGCCGGCTGCCACCACATCAGTGGCACCCTCTAAGCTTATATTAGAGTGTGGTGTTCAGAACTGGATGATTTAAATCTCCAACAAAGAGCATACCTGAGGACAAACCCTTCAGAAGATGTTTTCTGAGGTCCATATCTTTATTCTGCAATCCAACATCTTCTGGGGAAAACATCTGTGGACTGGGTAGAAATAGTTACTTAGGAGTTCTTGGATAagacagcatatgaaaatgtCAGAAGGCCAGGTTTCATTCCCTTTCCCTGCTGGGAGGGTGTACTTTAGGTTTCTCTCCAGAACTCTGCTTAGTGGAGCACAGACAGGGAGAACACCATTCAAGGTCCCTGCCTTCAGGGAATTTATAAAGGATTTGAAAAAGTAACAGCATAGAAAATAAGTGAGACAACAGAATGAGGCAGGTCCCCTACACGGGTGACACCAAGGCTAAGAATATCTCTTTTCGAGCCCTATCTCCAGATTTTGGAGGTCATTCACTAATCCACTCTTCCAAACACTAAAATTTCTGTTCCACATTTCCAAACTTCCTTGAAAAAGCAACACTGTTACTGTTATGTGTTTTGatctttctggggaaaaaaaaggggggggtgtGTTGTGTCAATTCAATTATTGGAATGTGGAACTTGGCTTTCCAAGTTTAGATGACGTTTTCCAGAAGGATAGAGGTTGTTATGAGTTCCATGCAAATCCACGCTGCTTTCTGGATTAGCTTTTCTCATCATTATTCTTGGAAGTGGAAACTCAgaatttaagaataaatattaCCAATACCTCACATATCAATATTTGTAATGTAGCTACTCTTATGCTTTATCAGCTTTATCTTAGTCATCTGTAGGCTGCTCTGCACCACATGATGTATCAATACTTGAAAGATGTGGGCTCTGGCAATGGCGAGAATAGAGTTCAtattctggctctgccacttccttACTTGGTGGATTTGGGTACCTCCTCTGAGCcttagttccctcatctgtaaagcagGAATAAATAGCCTTAATTTTCAAGGTGGTTGTGAGGAATAAAGCAGTGAACTGAGAAAAACACAGTTCAGTGTCTGTCTGCCAAATGGGTGTTCCATAATAGTGATACTTTAATAGCTAACAGTATGCACTGCGCTTCGTGTATATCACTGTATTGAATCCTTAGTACACTCATGAGGTGGcaccagtggcaaagaacccacctgccaatgcaggagacataagagacatgggttcgatcctggggtcgggaagatcccctggaggagggcaaggcaacccactccaggattcttgcctggagaatcccatggacagaggaacctggcggttgggtgggggcaggggggtggggctctagtctatagggtctcacagagtcagacatgactgaagtgacttagcacatagcatgcacacacgcccatgatatatatagatattttatatatacatatatacataatcatTTTGTCCACTTTattgttgaggaaactgaggcacagagaaattatGTAACTTAGTTAAGAACAAACAGCCAGGTACTGTCAGAGTTAGACTTTGAGCCCATGATCTATGATCTGAACCCAGACCAGATGGGTCTCCAGAGCTCGAAATATCAACCACAAGAAATGGTGACCATTCTTATCAAGATTATTCAGTTGAAATATGAAATGTTTggggctttctcttttttttccttttaggaattaaaaataaatctatttggTTGCTCCAGGTCTTTATTGCAGCATGTAGCATCTTTAATTGCAGCCTGTGAACTCTTAGCAGTAGCATGTGAGACCTAGTTCCCTGGCCGGATCGAATCTTGGCTGTTGGgagcagtgcagagtcttagccactggaccaccagggaagtcctccttttttatttaaacaCTGAGAAAACTGCTCTGACAACTAGATGCACTGATTTGCCCCATCCTTTTctcaatgcagaaagaaagcttCCATAGTACATCTGGCatcatttggaaaaacaaaaattgcTTCCGGTAACCTGGTAATGGAAGCAGACTAGTTTATACGTGCTTAAAAAATCCAGGAATTTGCCTTCCAAGGGTTTTAGAAGCTGTGGGTCAGAAATTATAGATGaagattaaatataaatttctcttttaaaattccagGAATTTCCTATAGTGAACTTCATTTTTTGTACAATTAGATATATAAGCTGAAAGATTTTAAACTTAAAGGCATAAAAAAGTGTGACTTGGGATGGATATTTTGCTTCGAGCCTTAATGACTAGATTGACAGACTATCACTTATTAACCTGGACCCTAGGTTGATATGCAGCTTGTCATAATGGTGATAAATAATGCACTGATTTACCTTTTATTCTTTGCCAGCAATGGTAAAGTGATCTGTAGATTTGACATGATGTGTTTCCACTAGAAAGACTGCACTTCTCCACTCTATTCATTTTAAATGGGACAAAATTCACATTGTCTGTCATTTCAGTATGGAGAAATAGACAACTAAGGAACATTATTTCATTAAGACTGTCACTGAAACAGAATGCTGATACCAATAAGTATTTCTGTATATGTTCTCTCTTCTTGTTCGCATGCTGCAGAAGctgagtggtaaaaaaaaaacaaaactcaaatgtaaaaattataatgCCACTGTCATTATCCAGAAAAGATAATGGCAGAGAAAAGGAGAGTCATAGAAGTTAAAGTCTTTTGAAGGGTGAGAGAAGGGCAGGGACTTTCAAGGAGCCTGGCTGGATTGGCGGCCCTTCGCTCCGGTGTACTAGGCAACGAAGGCAGCCTGGAGGTTTCCACCCACGTTGAACTTTCTTTATTCCACAAATGCACTTTGCTTCCCTGCATCTCTGGGTCTTTTTCATACTGACTCTTTCTCCCTGAAATACTCTATCCACGGACCTTCCCCTAAGCCTCACACATTCTTCAGATCTCTGCTTAGAGAAGCCGACCTAGATTCAATCGGATTCTTTGTCCTTTTTTCTTCATTGGGGTCAAACATTGTCATTGTTTACAATTGTATATTTGTGTGATTGACTGCAAGCTCCAAGGGCCTGGGAACTAGGCTTAGTTTTAGGGCTCTGTAGCCTTTGGCATAgcgcctgacacatagtagatgCTAGAGAAATATCTGTTGACTTACgacatgcgtgcgtgctaagttgcttcagtctaaAGTTCACCTTAAAGGAACCTCTGCTTAGGCCAGTACTGCTGCTACTACAAAATAAGATCATAGGGGTCTTACTTCCCCATCCAGATTGTTTGTACCAATGACACAAGAATTTGGCTACATGTTGGATGGTGTGAAGCAAAGATTCTCTCAGGCTTCACAACAACTTTGGCATAATCTCAGTTTGGTTTACAGTTCCTGAGATTACCAGATTCATAGTGAGATGCTGAATGCGGGAAGGAACTTAGCAGTTTTCTCAGCACAGAGGGGCACCTTTAAGAAAGGCTTGGCTGGATGGCAGAGTTGGCAATTAGTCTGTTCATCACTGAGGTTCACAGGGCTCTGCTTTTTGAGTTCAGGATTCACACCCTTGTGTGTGTCCATAGTTAAAGGCAATTATGTTTCACTCCAAAATCAGTGTTAGAATGGAAGTGAGTGAAAATGACATGACAATAGGGatagtttataaaaatgtttaaaaatatttcttaataaatcaaaatacaaatgTTAACAAGTTATTTGTGACATGCCTCAAGGCTGATTTAGTGATTCTCAAGTCCACACTGTGGAAAAAAGCTGAAAACCACTCAGTGGGTAGATCTCAAGGGCCAGCCAGGACCCCCAGgctgcctcccttcctcctcacccCCATCACAGGGCAGGCCTAAGAAGCgcctctgcttccttcctcttGTACTCTCTGGGTCTGGAATCAGGACAAAGCAAATCAGAATCTGGCATCAATTTGCTACTCTTTATAATAACAGTGATCCATCTCAGAGCATTCCATTTACTTGAGCATTCTAAcaagttttaaagaaaagaatttatttgTTCAGCTTTTGATCAGAATAAACTCAACTGCCTAAAAGTAGAGACCACGGTACATCTCTGTATTCAACTGCCATCTTCCGccttcttcccctcccaggcGCAGGATCTTACTCTGTAAACACCTTTACGGTtttgtctctgcctttttttttccccctctctctcacTTCTTCTTTACTCCAGGAAGGATACTGTGGGATTGGTTTCTCTTATTACAGGGCCTATTAGTATGATAGCTTTGTGAGAACCTGGTCACTTCATTCATAGCACGGCCTAGGAAAGCCCAAGAACTCAAATTCTTCCTTCAATCTGGGGAGAGGGGTATGTCCATGACAGTACCTTGTCCCATGTTCTTGAAATCCCTGACTTCAgctttcctcttttcctcagAAATGCCAAAGGAAAAAGATGAAGCTGTCGAAAGTGCCCTGTTTCTTTCCTAATGGGCTGAACCAGGCTCCCAGTCCTCGAAGAGCCGTTCTCTTTCTGGAATTGTGTTTTCCGTATGAATAATGTAGCATCCAGAGCATTGTACGTGCAGTCGGAAGACCCGGTTGCAAGCTTGGACACCACCACTTATCAGCTGTGCTacttaggcaagttacttcagCTTTCCGAATTTATTACCCATCCTCAGGATGGCTGCCTTGAGATGAGTATGCCTGGATTTTATTCCATTATTACTCTTAAAGGGGGctgagggaggcagagggagagagaggaagagaaggacagagggagagagggagggagggagagagagaatctaCTGACCCGTTTCCAGCGGAGGTTCAGGGAAGGCCTCCCAGGACTGGCCCCAGGCACCTTTCCCCGGAGCCTGCAAAGCCTCCTTGCCGCTGTTGTttgcccctgcccccaacccaccCCTGGCGCAAGGCTGGCTTGACGTGGCGCAGCTCATAAGGAGGTATGAGTTGTTGGAAAACTGCGAATAATTCCAGTGTCGGTCACTCCCATTTACTCTAACGAGCTTCTCTGACGGGCCGGGCAAGCCCGCCTCTCCTCGTTGGGGTCCCATCCCCCATCTGACCCCCACTCAGCCTCCTCCTTCGGGAAGGGTAGCCGCTGAAGACTGCGCGGCTCACCCCTTCCCGGGCAGCCCCCGGCCTGCGTTCTGCCCTCTGCGCCCAACTCGCCCGGCACTCGCACTCGGACGTTCAGGAGCTCCCCCACGGGGCGGCGCGCGGTGGCCGCCCGCGGGGTTGGCAGCGGCGCCCACCGCGGGGCGGCCCCGGTGACTCGCCCGCCTGCCCGCCCACGTGCGTGGAGAGGAACGAAGCGCAACCAGTCGCGGCGCCCGCGCTTGCCGCCGGTGGGTGCCTCACCTCGGAGGCCGGCGGGGGCCGTAACCCGAGCCCCGCTGCCACGACCCATATTTGCATAATTcggtccccccccccccaactcttTCGGACTCAGGGCTGGAGATGCGAGTCGGGCTCCCCTCCGAGGCGTCGTCTTGCCGGTGGTCAGCGCGGGGGCCGGAGGACTGGCCGGAGCGCAGGCGGAGCGGGCTGGCGCACGTGGTAAGAGTGCAGCTTTCTCTTATTCTTCTTTATAAAGAAACGGGAACTTTTCACGTTTTTGCCGAGGGTGTGGGTACTTCCAACGGTGCTAATCTTGCCGCGACTTCTTGcctttccccttttatttttaatcgCCAATTGGAAAAGTGCGCGCAGCGCCAGCAAGAAACTTTCCCAAAATTTCTCCGGTGTTTTAAGTCAGGAAGATGGCCGGCCAATTACGAGGCGGGCAGAGGGAGAAGCGGAGCGCGAGAAGAGGAGCTGAGGCCCCTCACCGCCGCCCCGGGGCCCTGACCGCCGCGCGCGCAGGGCCGGGCGGGAGCTGGTTCGCCGCGGCAGGTGAGCGGCGGGAGAGCCGCCTGCAGCGCCGCGCTGCCTCCACGGCGTGGCGCCGTGGCTCTCGGTAGCCCGCGCCCCCACGAGGCTGGGGCTGTCCTGGCTGGCCGCGGGCTAGGGCAGGGCCGGACCCTAGAGGCAGTCCCGCGCACTGTCCCAGGCCTCGGCTGCTTTGGGGGCGGGAAAGGGGTGGCAGGCGGCCGCTCTCCAGGTTTGAGCAATTGAGACCAGCCCCCTACGAGGCCCCGGCCAGGCTCGGAGCGCTCCCAAGGCGGGCCAGGGCGCGCCGGGACATAGGAGAGGTCAGAACAACCGACCAGAGTCTGGACctctgaaaagtttaaaaattgttttgagaACTAAGTATAAAGGTTCTTGTCGGggccagtttttttgttttgttttttaactctcAAAGGTAAAAGTGTGTACGGTGATGGCGACTCGAAACTGGCGTTAGCGTCACCGTTTGCTATCACTCTGGACCATGCTGGGCTCTCCGAGGTGGCTCTTGGCCAGGGAAAGGAAGAATATTCctcttagtgtgtgtgttttggagTAAGGCTCGGGTGCGGACAGAGCGCCCCTCCGGAgggttttgggggtgggggactgCGGTGGCGGTCGGTCCAGGCAGTGTGAAGGTGAGGATGGGTGTTTTCGCAGAGCACCCTGTCGAGCAAACGCAGGCGCCCGCTCTTGCCGACCAGTCACTCTGTTGGAGAGGCGGATGCACGGGCGCGCTGTCAACAGGGAGGTGTGTAGCGTAAGGTGTGCGAGTGGGTGTGTGAAGAAGGCGGCGGGGGCTGGAGTGTGTGTAGCGGAAGTGGAGCGCGTGTGAGTGtaagagtgtgtgtgcgtgtggcgGGGCAGGGTGAGTGTCCAAACCTCCATCTGGACGCCCCCACACAGCCGACCGCCCAGACGCGCCGGGAAGGGCGCCCGCTAAGCGCAGCAGCTGAAGGGGGGCGGGGAGCGCGCGGGCAGAGGAAGGGGGGTGTCTCCGGCTGAGGATTTCTCTCGAAGCTCCCCGCAGTTATCTGCTCCTCTGAGGGTCTACTCCCCCCCACCAAGGTGCCCAAAatacttaaacaaacaaacaaccccaaacctgttcCGTTTTCGCTCCTGTATAAATAGAACAGACTTTCCAAAAAAGCAATACCGCATTCACTCTTATCACCAGCCACTTCTTTCCACCAAGTAATTCAGAAAAAAGCAGTCAGCTTCCGTGAATgcatgcagctttttttttttttttttcttttctgcctccttTTGCTTGCGGTTTTGAGCTGCCAAGAAAGTGAGTAGGGGTTTGACTGTAGTGTCTCGGCTCCGTTCGGTTTCTTTCCGAAGTTTAATTTTCCGGAATGGCTCCCAAACAAGGGCTGGGGAGGCGGAGCTGCCGGCACCGGATCTTCGCCTTTTTTGGAAAGTCCCGGAGAACCGGAATTCCTCCCCGCCCCGGAGGCCTCGCCGCAGCCGGGACCCGATCGCTCTCCCACAGTGGCCCAAGCCGGACCGGTGGCGCGGCCCATCCCTGCCGGGCTCTGAGCCCTGGACCCGGGCTGCGGCTCGGGCCGCCTGCCCCAGACCCCTGCGGGCTGCAAGCTGGGAGTCGCGAGCCCGGAGGAGCCCGCGCAGCCGAGCCCCTATGCAAATAGGCCATGTGACGGCAAAAGCCGCCAGGCCCAGCCCTGTTCCTCAGTCCATATATGGGCAGTGACGTCACGGGCAGTGAGGACCTGCCCATAAATACTTAGAGCAACACTTTCCGTCTAACCGAGAGAGCAGCAATTGATTAATAGCTCGGCGAGGGGACACACTGACTGTTATAATAACACTACACCAGCGACTCCTGGCTTCCCAGCCGGAACCCAGGCGAGAGTCAGTGGCAAATAGCcatctttcttcttaaaaaaccAGCAACTTGTTTGCTAGTTTTGgatctgttattatttttttttttgaggggggtatTTGCTTTTAAGTGTGGAGGGCACAAGGAGATACCAACCTAGGCTCAGTCCAATCCCTCTCCAAAACGGCTTCTCTGACACTCAGGGTAGCGAGGGAGTTGGGTCTCCAGGTTGTGCGAGGAGCAAATGATGACCGCCAAGGCCGTAGACAAAATCCCAGTAACTCTCAGTGGTTTTGTGCACCAGCTGTCTGACAACATCTACCCGGTGGAGGACCTCGCCCCCACGTCGGTGACCATTTTCCCCAATGCCGAACTAGGAGGCCCCTTTGACCAGATGAACGGAGTGGCCGGAGGTAAGCCGCGTGCCCCCTTCGCGAACCGGGCTCACGCCGCTCGGAGGTGGTGGGTGGGTTTTCGTGCGTGTGCGGGACTTGGAGGAGAGGTGGAAGGTGTTGATTGAACTGGATTTGAAGAATAGAAGGGGGTGCAGGAGGAAAGCGGGAACGGGGACCCGGGCGTTGGAGCTGAGCGCGCGGGCAGATGCACCAGGTTGCCAGCGAACCGGCGTGCGTGCGCCGCGGCGCGCCCAGCCCCGGGCGGGCTTAGGCATAAGAGTAGGAGGTGGTGCCCCACCAGGCTTCGGGCTTATGGGAGCCTTAATGCCGGCGGCACCCCAGCCTCCCCAATCCCGGGGTAGGGGCAAAGTGGTGGGGAAGTTCGGGGCTCTGGCGGAAAGCTGAGCGTCTGCAGAGCGGAGCGGCGGAGATGCCCGAGGAAGCGTCCGCCGCTTCCTCCTCGGTAGAGGAGACCCGGGGAAAATCTCGGAGCGCGCTCCTCCTGCGGTCTGAAGGAGCGCCCCCACCTGCGCGCTGCCAGCGAAGTTGAGGGGGTTGGCCCGGcggggaggaggagatggagggcGGGCAACGGCGGGAAGCGGCCCCGTGGCTGCCGAGGGAGGCCGGTAGGGCGCCGGCGCCGCGAGTTTCCTTGGCGGTGGCAAGTGGTCTCCCGAAGCCCGCGCACCTTCCCCGAAGCCCTGCCACTGCCGTTGCGCTGAGGCGAGGCCGCGCAGGTGTGGGACAAGGCTGAAAAGATTGGGAAAGGAAACCTATTTAGACTCCTTCCATGGCAGAGCCCGATTCCCTCCAGCAgcgggagagggagggaaggaaggaacctGGGGTGGGGAGCAGCTGGGAAATCATTGACCCCCTTCTTTGGCTCACCTCTCAGGCTGACACCTTCGCTGCACTGGCTGGGGTCAGTCTCCTGGGTAGTGCCTGCCCTAGCTGTGGGACCTCaggcaaaggagagagagaacttCCAGGCAGATGGGGAATttttaatactgctgctgctattatTGGGTGTTTTCATTGGGGACTGGAGCCACAGATGGCTgtatgtggtgggggtgggggcgggggtagcTTATCCTGCTTTCCTGGAGGTAGTTTGAATCCTAGACTGTGGCTGGCTTCCACCGTAGGATCCTGGGCTAGCCTCTTCTTACTGTCTTTGGGCCACAATTTCCCCACCTGTTGAATTCTGCCCCGGCTTACAGTGCTGGAGTCCTTGGGGTGGGACTCATGTGAGACCAGAAGGGTGAGAAGGGATTCTTGGCTGCATTCTCAATGCTCCACCTCCATTCTTCTTTTCCCCTCCCCAGATGGCATGATCAACATTGACATGACTGGAGAGAAGAGGTCCTTGGATCTTCCATATCCCAGCAGCTTTGCTCCGGTCTCAGCACCCCGAAACCAGACCTTCACTTACATGGGCAAGTTCTCCATTGACCCCCAGTACCCTGGTGCCGGCTGCTACCCAGAAGGTATCATCAACATTGTGAGTGCAGGCATCCTGCAGGGGGTCACCTCCCCAGCTTCCACCACAGCCTCCTCCAGCGTCACCTCTGCCTCTCCCAACCCACTGGCCACTGGACCCTTGGGTGTGTGCACCATGTCCCAGACCCAGCCTGACCTGGACCACCTCTACactccgccgccgcctcctccttaTGCGGGCTGTGGAGGAGACCTCTACCAGGACCCCTCTGCGTTCCTATCAGCAGCcaccacctccacctcctcctctctgGCCTACCCACCACCTCCTTCCTATCCGTCCCCCAAGCCAGCCACGGACCCAAGTCTCTTCCCCATGATCCCAGACTATCCTGGATTTTTCCCCTCACAGTGCCAGAGAGACCTACACGGTACAGCTGGCCCAGACCGCAAGCCCTTTCCCTGTCCCCTGGACTCCCTGCGAGTACCCCCTCCACTCACTCCGCTCTCCACCATCCGCAACTTTACCCTTGGAGGGCCCAGTGCTGGGGCCACAGGGCCAGGGGCAGGCGGAGGCAGCGAGGGACCCAGGCTACCTGGCACTGGCTCGGCAGCGGCTGCCGCAGCCGCCTACAACCCACACCATCTGCCACTGCGGCCCATTCTGAGGCCTCGAAAGTACCCCAACAGGCCGAGCAAGACCCCAGTGCACGAGAGGCCCTACCCGTGCCCAGCAGAAGGCTGTGACCGGCGCTTCTCCCGCTCGGACGAGCTAACCAGGCACATCCGGATCCACACAGGGCACAAGCCCTTCCAGTGTCGGATCTGCATGCGCAACTTCAGCCGCAGCGACCACCTCACTACCCACATCCGCACCCACACTGGCGAGAAGCCCTTTGCCTGTGATTACTGCGGCCGCAAGTTTGCCCGCAGTGATGAGAGGAAGCGCCACACCAAGATCCACCTGAGACAGAAGGAGCGCAAGAGCAGTGCCCCATCCTCGGCGGTGCCGGCTGCCTCCAGCGCCTCTTGCAGCGGGGGCGCGCAGGCCGGGGGGACCCTgtgcagcagcaacagcagcactaTTGCTGGAGGGTCCCTCGGCCCTTGCTCGTCTCGGACCCGGACGCCCTGAGATGAGACTCACGTTGACACACCAGCTCTGAGGCCCCGGAGGCCCTTCGTCCATTGGAGCTGCACGACAAACACTACCACCCATTCCTGCCCGCCCTCCATTTCATTGGGCAAAGGGCCTTGAAGGAGCCTAgcactgcccccaccccgccccctcctTTCCGCTTAGAAGCGGGTCTTAGCCTGCTTCTAAAACTTAGCCCACCTTAGTCTGTCTTAGGTGAGTTGACTGTCACCCCAAATTAATGGGGAGGCTCAGAAGGGAGTTGGGTGGAGGGGCCTCTGACCTAGAGGGCTGAGGCCTGACCCTACTTTAAAGGGTTGTTTGACTAGGTTTGATGCCCCTCTCTTACTTTGACTGGTTAGTTTTTTGACTCTGGATGTCAGAACTGATTTGAGACTTTTTCTACAGTAGTTTGGGAGATGCTGATCTCTTCAGATGGGGACAGCAAAAAGGCAGAAGCAAAGCTGATGTGCACTTTAATGGCCTGGGACTGATGTGGGGGATGCTGTACAGTGGGCGAAGCATGGCCTTTACGCTGCATTCTGTTGCCCTAGAAGTGAATCAAAGCTTAT
This portion of the Capra hircus breed San Clemente chromosome 28, ASM170441v1, whole genome shotgun sequence genome encodes:
- the EGR2 gene encoding E3 SUMO-protein ligase EGR2 translates to MRVGLPSEASSCRWSARGPEDWPERRRSGLAHVLSDNIYPVEDLAPTSVTIFPNAELGGPFDQMNGVAGDGMINIDMTGEKRSLDLPYPSSFAPVSAPRNQTFTYMGKFSIDPQYPGAGCYPEGIINIVSAGILQGVTSPASTTASSSVTSASPNPLATGPLGVCTMSQTQPDLDHLYTPPPPPPYAGCGGDLYQDPSAFLSAATTSTSSSLAYPPPPSYPSPKPATDPSLFPMIPDYPGFFPSQCQRDLHGTAGPDRKPFPCPLDSLRVPPPLTPLSTIRNFTLGGPSAGATGPGAGGGSEGPRLPGTGSAAAAAAAYNPHHLPLRPILRPRKYPNRPSKTPVHERPYPCPAEGCDRRFSRSDELTRHIRIHTGHKPFQCRICMRNFSRSDHLTTHIRTHTGEKPFACDYCGRKFARSDERKRHTKIHLRQKERKSSAPSSAVPAASSASCSGGAQAGGTLCSSNSSTIAGGSLGPCSSRTRTP